In Marinilactibacillus sp. Marseille-P9653, the sequence AACCTCTTCCATGATACGTGAGATTTCCATCAGGACGAAATCTCCAGCCGCATGACCATAAGTATCATTGATTCGTTTGAAGTGATCAATATCAAGCATAACCAAAGATAGTGGCTTACCTTTTTTGTTGGCCAATTCTTCAGAGTACTTCCAGATACTATCAAAATTCCTTACATTCTTTAAACCCGTTAGAAAATCGATTGTAGATTCATTTTCATATTTACGGTACAAATATTCCGAGGTCCTCATATAGTTCACCAACAGTATTGAAGACAAACCAGCAATTGACCCCATTACCCAGTAAGTGGGCGTTAGTGCTATTAAAATATCAAAATCTCTGACAACATAGTATAATAACACTGAAATAACGACGTTGGAATAAATAACCATGTACATACCACGTACAATGACACTATCTTCTTTGGGTGTAATTTTTTCTATAACAATATAACCTATAAACAAGCTAATCAACATAATAACTGCTGAGTAAGAGGATATATTAACACCATATATAAATCTTATACAGGCTATGAAAATAACCGAAATAAAAGTAGGGACCTTCCCTATAAAAAGAAACATCAGTAAGATAGGGATAAATCTCAAATCTACCAGCGTTTCCGTTCCTACTCGAATGGAAAAGTGCATCAGTGCCCATCCTAACAAGCCTCCACATAATCCATCGATTACATAAGACTTCCATGCAGAATGTGTTTCCTCACGAATACTCCATCTTATTTTCATATACGTAAAAATCAGTGCGATCATGATGTTGATATTAATGAAAAAATCTTCAAACATATCTTTTCTCCTTAGTTTACAGTTATCATCTATACTCTCTATCATAACTTTTTAGATTGTAAAAATCTGGTAAAAATCGATTTAATTATGACATTTTTGTATTCTTCATCTAAAAGAGAATCGTATCATTAAAGATGCAATTGTACAAAAAATAAACCCCTGCTTATCCAAAATCCTAAGCAGAGGTTCATTATAAACTCATTCTTTTTATAGTTACTGATTATTTTACTTCTCTAAACAAAGCTATACGTCTTAGTTTTGGTGAATATTTTTTCAATTCAAGTCTTTCAGGGTTGTTCCGTTTATTTTTTGTTGTAATGTATTGTCTTTCTCCCGTTTCTGTACATTCTAATGTGACATTTACTCTCATGACTAACCTCCTATTTTTTTAAACCTCTGCGAATTCTTTTTGCTTCCTTAACGACTTTCAGCCCTCGTCTTGCTGTCTTTTTATTCGGACTTTTCATCATTCTTCTTGCCGTTGCTAAATCTTTTTTTTCAGGCATTTTAATAACTCCTTCCTATACAAATACTGCTTTTATCATAAACTCTTGAAAAAATTGCTTTATTTCTTTTACAGTAAAATTCCATCAGAAAAATTCTAAAACTACCAGCTCGCTTTTTTCACACCTGGAATCTTACCTTCATGAGCATATTTCCTAAAGTTGATACGAGACAACCCAAACTGACGCATATATCCATGTGGACGACCATCTAACCTATCGCGATTTTGGAGTCTTGTAGGCGAAGCATCTCTTGGAAGTTGCGCCAACGCTTCATAGTCACCTTTTTCTTTCAATTCTTTTCTAAGTTCTGCATATTTTTCTACTGTTCTTTGTTGTTTTTTCAATTTCTCGATTTTACTTTTTTTAGCCAACGTATATTTCCCTCCTGTTCTAAATCGTAACGTTTACGATTTATATATTACGCCAATTCTATCCCTTCGTCAAGTCCATTCATTCACTTTTTCTATTTTAATAGACAAAAAGAGAACACCAGCAGTATGGCGTTCTCTTCTTTAGATCATAAAATACCCTCAATATCTAAATATACTCAATATAGAAATTGCAATCATCGTTATTGCAATGACTAACACGATTACATTGTAGCTATTCCTAAGATAAATTGCCGTTTTCCATGGAGAATGGTGGTTGATGGCTTTACCTGCTAGCAACTTTTTCCTTGTAGACCATATTTTGTACCAGTCAATAACAAATCCAATACACATACTAACCAACATAATTGAAAGCAAAAGTTCTGACCAACCATCGTACCCTATGTCCGCTAACTGTTGGGTATTCCAAGACCGATAAAAACTATAGGCAAGTAACAAATTAACGATCATTGAGATAACTGTCAAAATGCCTTGCTGAAACTCAAACTTTTTCAATGAATTTGCTTGTTCAACTGGATCAGTATGCAATTCTGGAATATCGGCGGACTCTGGTGCAGCGTAAACACTAAAATCTCCATAATGCGTAACTAAATTCCATCCGTTTTGCGCATAAAATAGGTCTTGTTCTGCTAAGTACTTTTTTCCACTATTGATGTCTAACCGATAACGAATAAACTTCGGTTCACTTTTCTCAAACTTTGCTAAAAATAAGCCGAATTTTTTCAAGTGTAATCCTTTAACGGACATATCGTACAACCAACTTTCGAACTGACCCATTTTGTAATAATCTGTTGGTCTAAGTTTATAAACAGATTTCGCCATTTCATTTTTCCCCTTTCAGCTCACGTACAGTATCTTCGACCATCGCATTTAACCGATCGAATTCTTCTTTTAATGCCTTTCTACCTTCTTCAGTTAATTTATACGTTTTTTTCGCACTCTCTTTTTCAATCAGTACAATTAATGCACTTTTCTCCATACGAGATAAAACACCGTACAGGGTTCCTGGGCCCACTTCTAGCCTTCCATTGGATACTTCATTTACTGACTGCATTAGTTGATAACCATGATTCGGTCTCAGTAACGCTAATAATATGTAATACATGGCCTCTGTCATCGGTCCACCACTATAAGCCACCTTGTAATCCTCCTTTTATATCAACTATTATGTCACACGATATATCGTGTGACATAATAGTAAACGAAATTACTTTATAAGTAAATAAAAAAAAACAGCACCGAATTTAATCTGCACTGTTTCTTTATCATTAAATATTGTTGGCCTGAATTCTAGACTTTATTTTGTTGAAACTCAATGTTGCAATGAATACAGCAATAAAGATTAGCGTAACAGTTGCTCCAGGTGGTGTTCCAAATTGATAGGAAGACATTAATCCGGTAATCATACCAAATACTGAAATCAAAATCCCAATTAGGATGACTCCTGTGAAACTTTTACTTAATCTCATAGAAATTGCTGCTGGTAAGACGATTATAGCAGATACGAGCAATGCACCAACAATTGGCATAATAATGGCTATCGTGATACCTGTTAAAACATTGAACAAAATAGACATGACTTTAATCGGTAGCCCGGCAGTAAAGGCCGTCTCTTCATCAAAAGTCAAAATGTACATTGGTTTACGAAACACGATGTATAGAATTAAAATGACGATGGTTAATAATAAAAGCATCCAAATCTGCTGCTGGCTGATCGTTACGATGGAACCAAATAAAAATTGATCGATGCTCACAGTCGTCCCACCATTACTTAATCCCATTAGGACAAGCGCCACGGCCATACCGCCAGACATTAAAATCGCAATTGAAATTTCTGAATAAGATCGATAAATAATTCTCAAGTACTCTAAAAGAATCGCAACTCCTATGACGACTAACAAATTCGTAATCGTTGGATTTACGCCCATAAGCATCCCTAGCGCAACACCTGCAAGCGAAACATGTGATAGTGTATCTGCCATTAGTGATTGTCTACGTAAGATTAGAAAAAGCCCTAGAATCGGAGCAATCAGTGAGATAAGGAATGATGCTTGGAAGGCTCTTTGCATGAATCCATAGAAAAACATCTCCAAGGTGAATCCTCCTTTCTGATTAACTCGATGTGTTTATCCACGTACTGTTTAAGTTCTTCGTGATCATGGGTGACCATTAGTACGCCTTTTCCGTGCACTTCACTATTATGTTTTAAAAGTTTATAAAATTCTTCTCTGGACTTTACATCCATTCCAGTAGTTGGTTCATCTAGTACGAACAAATCAGGATCGGTTGCAAATATGCGCGCTATAGAAATTCTCTGCTTTTGACCACCAGATAATTCCCCAATTTTTTTATGTCTCATATCCCACATCCCAACAGATTCAAGGGAACGTTGGACATGCTCTTTATCTTCTTTATCCAATTTTTTGAACCATTTCCCTCTAGGGTATCGGCCAGATTGAACCAGTTCAAGCACAGTGCTAGGGAAACCAGCATTAAAGGACGCTACTTGTTGTGGCACGTAACCAACTACAAGGTTGGTTCCCCATCTGTTTTTCTTGGATAATTGAACATTGCCTTTCGTTGGTTTCAGCAAACCCAAAATATTTCTGAGCAATGTTGTCTTTGCTGCACCGTTTTCTCCTGTCAGCATAACAAATTCTCCAGAGTTTACTTGAAATGAAATATTATCTAGTACTGGTTCATTTTCATAATGGAAAGCGAGATTATCTACTTCTATATAATGCATCTTTACACCCTCTCTACAAACGCCTAAGTTCTCTTCGGTATTCTACTTTAATCCTTGCATCAATGCAATACTAATCTAAACGGAACAAAAGGACAAACGCCTCAAAGTCAGCTGACTAAAAGCGTTGTCCTGTCTTGTCCTGTTTCTATTAGTTGATACTTAATTTTAATGATTCAATATTTTCTCTCATGGCATCGATATATCCTAAATCTTCTGATTGAAGTTCTTCGGATAAACTTTCCAAATCATGTAGTACAGCTGTTTCAGTTCCTGTTTCTGTTGCTACCGTTTGAGCAATAGAAGAATTTGCACCTTGCTGGTAATAAATCACGGGTACATTTTCTTCCTTAACTAAGTCACCAATTTCAGCAATTCTAGCAGGACTTGGTTCTACTTCTGTAGACAGCCCACCAATAGCCACTTGCTCTAAGTCGTATCTTTCAGCGATATATCCGAACGCTTGATGTTGAACAACAAACACGCGATTTTCAGCACCTTCAAATGCCTCATGGAATTCTTGGTCTAACTCTTGAAGTTCTGCATTAAAATTCGCTGCATTTTCAGTGTACACTGATTCGCCATCAGGATCGATTTCAATCAACGCGTCTCTAATTCCGTTCACTTGTTCTTGTACAAACACTGGATCTAACCAGCTATGTGGATCTTCATTTTCGTGGTTATCTACAATAACACTAATCGTTCCTGTGCTTACAACTTCGTTACCGTCTGCATCAAGTCCAACGCCTTGAACTTCAAAGTTTTCACTTTCAGCAGTAGCATCAAATGCTTCTGTTGTTTGGGCTGCGTCAACTGCCCATTCAGTTGATTCGTCTTGACGTGTTGACCATTGCCATTCTGCAATATCTTCTTGTGTTTCTACTTTTAAGGTAACCGCATCTCCAGTGTGATAATGTCCAGCTAACCCAGCAACTTCAAGACCTTCTGAACCCCCACTTACTTCTCCATGTCCATGGTCGTGTGCTTCGCCTTCACTGTGTTCGTGGTCGTCCGCGTCGTCTTCTCCATGTTCATGGTCGTGTGCTTCACCTTCACTGTGTTCGTGATCATCTGCGTCGTCTTCTCCATGTTCATGGTCGTGCGCTTCACCTTCACTGTGATCTTCACCATGATTATCTACTTCTATCATAACTGGTTCAGATTCAGCAAACACATCATGGTCATCTCCAAACAAAATTGCTTGGACTTCAAAACTCTCTCCTGGTACTTCATAAATCAATTCTGAACCGAATTCATCAGAAATCGTTTCCCACTCTGCGTTTTCATCTTCACGTGTATACCAGTGCCAATGATCTAGAGTAGTCTCTTCTTCTAGAGTTGCTGTTAACTCAATACTATCTCCAGTATGATAATGTCCAGAAGCACCTTCAATCGTTACTTTTCCGGATTGCTCAGTATCTTCACTGTTCTGGTCTTCAGTATCTAAAACAGCCCCATCAGACGCACTTAGAATCATTAAGTCATCATTGTCGATCGTATCAAATAGACTCTCTGTCCAGCTTTCCATACTATCACTACTATAAACAAATAAATCAGCTTCATTTACCGCTGCGACATCTTGAGCACTCGGCTCGTAGTGATGTGCATCATCTCCACCACCAACCATCAGACGAATGTCTGCACGATCTCCTGCTACTTGTTTAGTGAACTCATACATTGGATAAAAAGATGTAACGATAGATACTTCTGCTTCTTCATTTGTATCTTCATTCGAATTCTGACCAGACCCTTGCGGCGTGCAGGCAAAAAGCGTAGTCGCTGCTGTCAGCCCAATCATTGCAGAAGCTAGGCGTTTGTGTTTCATATGAAAATCTCCTTTAATCGTTATCGTTTGAATTCCTTTTTGTTCAAATAGAAAGCCACTTTCAAAACCTTCTTGAAAGCAGCTGACTTTTATCTACTAGTTTTAATAATCGTATACATTACGATTTAAAAGATATCATATATAGATACCATAAGTCAATTTTATATTGAACTCTTTTTAGTGTGCCAACATATCTTGTACAATACCTGCTTCATCTAGCTCTGAAGGGTAGTACGTTGGCCAGTGTTCCATCTCTTCCAGTAACTCTGCACGGTCATCTCCCCAATATAGGTGATAGTGGTGTGCTTTTTTAGAAGAAATATCGTGATCACTGAATTGAATGTATTCAGGCATTTCGTCAGAACCATTCACTTTATTGAAAACGAATCGTACGCCTCGGTTACCTTTTTCGTATGTTAAGATTTCATAACCATCATAATCATAATCTGCAGTCATTTCTGTTCCATCTTCTTGATAGAACGTAAAGCTATCTTCGTCAATGACCATACGATCTATATCAGTAATATACCCTTCTGTGTAATACTCTTTATATTCTTCAGCATTCATTGAATCACTCTTATCTGCTTTAGCCTCAAATACTTCATCCAAAGCGCCTGATTCTAAATAAGGATAAACAGATTGCCAGTCTCCTGCCCAATCTGATAACGGACGGTCTCCGACTTCAGCATTATAGAAGAAACCACTATAAATCCTTCTACCTACTTCGTCATTAGCACCATGATCATCAATCTCAACTTCCACTGCTTCCGATTCAACCAGTAACTCATCACTAGAATCTAAAAGTTCCACTTTAATCTGTACGCCTGATTCTGTTGCTTCTCTTGAAAACGTATCAGATGTGAGTCCAGCAACAGGTGCCCAATCACTCGTTTCAGCATCTTTCATATACCATTGCCAATTGTCCACAGTGGTTTCTTCGTCCGGTACAGCTGTTAATTCTATTTCGTCTCCAGTATGGTAATGGTGCGCTAGTCCTTCTATTACGACTGAGCTTGGCTTAGTTTCATTTTCTTCTGCTTTCGCTTCAGTGTGCTCTTCTGCAGAGTCTACGCTCGTATTATCTTGGCATGCTGCCAGTAGCATTCCTAGAGAGACGATGCCAGATATTTTCAAAATCTTATTCATTTATGTACTCATCCTTTTCTTTTTTAAATCGTAATCATTACGATATACAACGTTATAGTATTTTACTTAACCTGTCAATAGTCTTTTTTAAACAAAAAAATTGAACCTCTATTGAAGTTCAATTTCTAAGCTCTATTATTTTAAAGTTCTGACTAAATAGACTTCCTTGCAGAACCCTTTAAGTCCATTTACAATCCTCTTTGCTTTAGACCTTTGCTGTGTCAATCCATATACAGTTGGGCCCGTCCCACTCATCACTGCAACATCCGCTCCAAAAGATTCCATCTTCTCTTTGATTCTTTTAATCATCGGGTGTCTCTTAGCAGAGACTTCTTCTAAAGCGTTACCAGCAAGTTGTACAACTTCTCCGTAACAGTCAGCATTGATTGCTTCAATCATTTTATGATGATCATAAGTAGGGATAGCAGAAAGATCCAGTTCTTCAAAGACGGTCCAACTTGAAATCCCTTTAGGCGGCTTGACCACGATGACCCAACACTGAGGAAAATCACCAATAAGCTGAATTACTTCTCCTTTACCTGTTGCGTAAGCTGTTTTACCATAGATACAAAATGGTACATCTGACCCAAGTTCTTTGCCGATATCTGACAGTTCTTCTAAGGATAGCCTCAAATCCCAAAGTTTGTTTAGCCCTCTCAAGGTTGCTGCCGCATCGCTACTTCCGCCACCTAAACCCGCTGCAATGGGTATATTTTTTTCAATTCCGATATGAACGCCTCTTTTAATTCCATAGCGTTCTTTCAGTAATTTTACAGCTTTGTAAACAATATTTTTTTTATTTAAAGGAATAAAGGCCGAATTGGAAGATAAAGAAATGATGTCTTCACTCAGCTTAGTGAATGTCAGTCGATCTGATAAATCAATTGATGTCATGATTAGTCGCATTTCGTGGAATCCATCTTTTCTTTTATCAATCACATTCAAAGTTAAGTTTATTTTTGCAGGTGCTTTTTCTGTGATTTCCAAGTTCTCCCTCCTTTTTAATATGGCGGATAATCTAGTTACCTCTATCTTAAAGGATTTATTCTAAAATTTAAAAAGTTTCACTTTCACATATTAGCTCTTTTTCTAATTTATTTATTGACCGCCTATTATAGGCTTTCTGTATCCCTTCGTTTCTGATAAACTATTAACTAAAATATTTAAGGAGCTGGATGATATGAATCGTGGTTTACTACACCACTTGGAACTGTATGTATCAAACTTGGAACAATCCGTTCAGTTTTGGGGATGGCTACTAGAGGAATTAGGATATGCACCATATCAGAAATGGGCACAAGGACAAAGCTGGAAGCTAGCAGATTCTTATCTCGTTTTTGTACAAGTAGAAGAACGGTTTTTAGATATTCCTTACCATAGGTGCCGAGTAGGACTGAACCACTTAGCCTTTCATGCCCAATCAAGAGAACACGTTGATCAACTTACACAAAAATTAAAAGAAAAACAGATTCCTGTTCTTTATTCAAAAAAGCACCCATTCGCAGGAGGGGAATCACATTACGCCGTTTATTTTGAAGATCCCGATAGAATAAAAGTTGAAATTATAGCGCCATAAAAAAAACCATCCGCTTTCAGGATATTCCCTGAAAGCTGATGGCTTTATATTGATTGAGATATGTACGAGTTGCTGCTTAGCTTATAAAAAAAAGCAAGTCAAAATGAGACTTACTTTCATCAAACTAATTTACTTTAAAGTTCGCTACCTAAAAATTCTAGTTCAACTGTTTGTGTCAAAACATCGGCATAACTATATGAAACACGTTCATAAGCATTTTCTTCTTTGTTTAATTCAACAATGAACACGGCAGGAAATGTATCTGTCAGTATTCCTTTGCGTTCCGTCGTCTTTTTCCGTCCGGCTTGAGCTGTCAATTTAATTTCTTTCCCTAATTGACCGTCAAGATTTTGCTTTATACTTGCTATAGTAATTGGCATAATCGACTCACCTCACAAAGTTATAACAATAGTATACCATACAAACACGAAAATTAAAAGAACATTTGAAAATAAAGATCAAATTCAAATCATATGTTAAAATATGATGATTCTTTAATAATCTAATCTTTTTGTTATATTAACTACTCTTATTCTCTGTTTCCCATCTCGCTATTCCGTATTATTTTAGCATAGACTATTACGGTAAATTTCTTACTATCACCTTATTCATAATTTATTATCCTATTTTATAAGCTCTTTACGATAATCTTATACTTTTCACTTAAAATTTACAGTCATCTTTTAATTTTTTCTAGTTAATATGGTCGGTTTGAATTTAGAAGTCTGTAGTTCATATTTTTTGACTATTTTATGATTCTAACCTCTAAATTCCTTATCATACTTCTATTCTTCTTCTTAAGAATTTCACGCTAAACTAAAAAATCCGAACATTACTTACTTTAATCGCATGAAAAAGCCTTTGGTTCCGTTCGTTCGGGTATGATAGACAAAAATACCCACCTCACTTTTAGACAATGATGTCCATATTGTGAGATGAGTAGGTATGATTAATTCTTTTGATTGTTTTGCATCACTAGATTCTGTTCAACGAGCGCATCCGCAAGTTTCCCAAATTCTTTCAATGACAACGTTTCTCCTCGTCTTTTAGGATCAATTTCAGCTTGGTCCAATGCGACTTGAAGTTTTTCTTTAATTTCCGGTTCTTTTCCATAAGCTACTTGAAGATTGTTCCACAAGGTTTTTCTTCTTTGAACAAAAGCAGAACGAGCTACTTGGAAAAAGACGGTTTCGTCTTTTACAATAACTTCTGCATCTTTTTTACGCGTCAATTTAATGACTGCTGACTCTACATTTGGCTGAGGCGTAAACACTGTTTTGGGTACGATAAGCGCTACTTCGGCATCCATATAATATTGAACAGCAATCGAAAGGGAGCCGTAAGCTTTTGTTCCCGGACTTGCGGATAAACGATTCGCTACTTCTTTTTGCATCATCAGGACTAGACCATCGATTGGCAATGATGATTCTAAAAAATTCATGATAATCGGTGTAGTGATGTAATAAGGTAGATTAGCAATTACGACCACTTTTTCTACATCTTTTAAATATTCTTCTTGAAAGGTTTTCAAATCTACTTTCAAAATATCTTGATTAATCACTTTGATATTTGAATATGGAGACAATGTATCTTTCAGAACTGGAAGCAGACGATGATCAATCTCAAAAGCGATGACTTCTTTTGCCTGTTTAGCAATTTGTTCAGTCAGAGCGCCAATCCCAGGTCCTATCTCTATTACAGTTGTACGTTCATCAACTTCACCAGCGTGGACAATTTTTTCCAAAATATTTGTATCAACAATAAAATTTTGTCCGAGACTTTTCTTGGCAGCTAAACGGTATTTATCCAGTATCGCCTTTGTTCTAGCGGGTGTGGCAATTTCTTTATATTCCTCCATTTGCTTCCTCCTTTCGTATTTTCATCAGTGTTTTTTCGACTTCTTCCTGAGTAATACCAAACATGTTCAACCTTTTTTCTAGCTGTTTACCGTTAGTATACCCAATTCTTAATTCATTACCTAGTTTAATTCTGAGCTCTTTTGAGTGTGGTTTCCCAATCAAACCTTCGCTTAAAAGAAACTTCTTTTCAATAGCTGGGAGTCTATCTATACGTTCACTATATAATCCATCTAATGCTTTTTGGATGGTTTCAACTGAAGCATGCTCAATGCCCAAGCTACCTTTTTTGTTTGGTCGAGCTTCATCCCGATTTAAAAAAGCATGCTTTACGCCAGGTATGTTTCTGGAAATGATCTTGCGGATTTTTTCTCCTGGCACGTCAGGATCTGTAAAGACAATGACGCCTCGCGTTTCTTGTGCAAGCACGATTCTCTCCAGGATTTCTTCATTTATAGCAGAACCATTCGTTTCGATCGTATCCGCGTTAACGGCTAGTTGAATTCTTTTAGTATCATCTCTTCCTTCAACGACGATCATTTCTTTTATTTTTTTCAACTCACGACTCCTGTCTTAAGTCAGTCTGAACAGCTTATCAGCATTCTTCGTGGTTTGAGTAGCAACTTCTTCAACCGAACACGCTCTTAAGCGCGCAATTTCTTCTGCAACGAACCTTACGTAACTCGGTTCATTTCTTTTTCCGCGATAAGGCATCGGTGTTAAATAAGGAGCATCGGTCTCAATCAGTAATCGATCAAACGGCACTGCTTGAGCCACCTCTTTTACTTCCGGAGCATTCTTGAATGTTACAACCCCACTTAAGGAGATATGCATTCCTAAATCAAGGAATTTTTCCATCCAATACGTATCGACGTTAAAACTATGCATGATTCCACCAATATCCTGAATCTGTGCTTCTTTTAAAATGTTATAAGTATCTTCGGTCGCATCACGATTGTGAATACTAATGGGTAAATTTAATTCTTTAGC encodes:
- a CDS encoding diguanylate cyclase, with translation MFEDFFININIMIALIFTYMKIRWSIREETHSAWKSYVIDGLCGGLLGWALMHFSIRVGTETLVDLRFIPILLMFLFIGKVPTFISVIFIACIRFIYGVNISSYSAVIMLISLFIGYIVIEKITPKEDSVIVRGMYMVIYSNVVISVLLYYVVRDFDILIALTPTYWVMGSIAGLSSILLVNYMRTSEYLYRKYENESTIDFLTGLKNVRNFDSIWKYSEELANKKGKPLSLVMLDIDHFKRINDTYGHAAGDFVLMEISRIMEEVVGNKGSVFRKGGEEFAIILPLFRKEQAEEMAETVRSRVERHRFAVDDETKLLVTISCGYVSYPEIVKQTDNMVELADVALYQAKETGRNKVLSL
- the rpmG gene encoding 50S ribosomal protein L33 gives rise to the protein MRVNVTLECTETGERQYITTKNKRNNPERLELKKYSPKLRRIALFREVK
- a CDS encoding putative metal homeostasis protein produces the protein MPEKKDLATARRMMKSPNKKTARRGLKVVKEAKRIRRGLKK
- the rpsN gene encoding 30S ribosomal protein S14, with the protein product MAKKSKIEKLKKQQRTVEKYAELRKELKEKGDYEALAQLPRDASPTRLQNRDRLDGRPHGYMRQFGLSRINFRKYAHEGKIPGVKKASW
- a CDS encoding DUF2812 domain-containing protein, which gives rise to MAKSVYKLRPTDYYKMGQFESWLYDMSVKGLHLKKFGLFLAKFEKSEPKFIRYRLDINSGKKYLAEQDLFYAQNGWNLVTHYGDFSVYAAPESADIPELHTDPVEQANSLKKFEFQQGILTVISMIVNLLLAYSFYRSWNTQQLADIGYDGWSELLLSIMLVSMCIGFVIDWYKIWSTRKKLLAGKAINHHSPWKTAIYLRNSYNVIVLVIAITMIAISILSIFRY
- a CDS encoding PadR family transcriptional regulator translates to MAYSGGPMTEAMYYILLALLRPNHGYQLMQSVNEVSNGRLEVGPGTLYGVLSRMEKSALIVLIEKESAKKTYKLTEEGRKALKEEFDRLNAMVEDTVRELKGEK
- a CDS encoding metal ABC transporter permease; its protein translation is MEMFFYGFMQRAFQASFLISLIAPILGLFLILRRQSLMADTLSHVSLAGVALGMLMGVNPTITNLLVVIGVAILLEYLRIIYRSYSEISIAILMSGGMAVALVLMGLSNGGTTVSIDQFLFGSIVTISQQQIWMLLLLTIVILILYIVFRKPMYILTFDEETAFTAGLPIKVMSILFNVLTGITIAIIMPIVGALLVSAIIVLPAAISMRLSKSFTGVILIGILISVFGMITGLMSSYQFGTPPGATVTLIFIAVFIATLSFNKIKSRIQANNI
- a CDS encoding metal ABC transporter ATP-binding protein, which translates into the protein MHYIEVDNLAFHYENEPVLDNISFQVNSGEFVMLTGENGAAKTTLLRNILGLLKPTKGNVQLSKKNRWGTNLVVGYVPQQVASFNAGFPSTVLELVQSGRYPRGKWFKKLDKEDKEHVQRSLESVGMWDMRHKKIGELSGGQKQRISIARIFATDPDLFVLDEPTTGMDVKSREEFYKLLKHNSEVHGKGVLMVTHDHEELKQYVDKHIELIRKEDSPWRCFSMDSCKEPSKHHSLSH
- a CDS encoding metal ABC transporter solute-binding protein, Zn/Mn family — translated: MKHKRLASAMIGLTAATTLFACTPQGSGQNSNEDTNEEAEVSIVTSFYPMYEFTKQVAGDRADIRLMVGGGDDAHHYEPSAQDVAAVNEADLFVYSSDSMESWTESLFDTIDNDDLMILSASDGAVLDTEDQNSEDTEQSGKVTIEGASGHYHTGDSIELTATLEEETTLDHWHWYTREDENAEWETISDEFGSELIYEVPGESFEVQAILFGDDHDVFAESEPVMIEVDNHGEDHSEGEAHDHEHGEDDADDHEHSEGEAHDHEHGEDDADDHEHSEGEAHDHGHGEVSGGSEGLEVAGLAGHYHTGDAVTLKVETQEDIAEWQWSTRQDESTEWAVDAAQTTEAFDATAESENFEVQGVGLDADGNEVVSTGTISVIVDNHENEDPHSWLDPVFVQEQVNGIRDALIEIDPDGESVYTENAANFNAELQELDQEFHEAFEGAENRVFVVQHQAFGYIAERYDLEQVAIGGLSTEVEPSPARIAEIGDLVKEENVPVIYYQQGANSSIAQTVATETGTETAVLHDLESLSEELQSEDLGYIDAMRENIESLKLSIN
- a CDS encoding metal-binding protein ZinT, translated to MNKILKISGIVSLGMLLAACQDNTSVDSAEEHTEAKAEENETKPSSVVIEGLAHHYHTGDEIELTAVPDEETTVDNWQWYMKDAETSDWAPVAGLTSDTFSREATESGVQIKVELLDSSDELLVESEAVEVEIDDHGANDEVGRRIYSGFFYNAEVGDRPLSDWAGDWQSVYPYLESGALDEVFEAKADKSDSMNAEEYKEYYTEGYITDIDRMVIDEDSFTFYQEDGTEMTADYDYDGYEILTYEKGNRGVRFVFNKVNGSDEMPEYIQFSDHDISSKKAHHYHLYWGDDRAELLEEMEHWPTYYPSELDEAGIVQDMLAH
- the ispE gene encoding 4-(cytidine 5'-diphospho)-2-C-methyl-D-erythritol kinase — translated: MEITEKAPAKINLTLNVIDKRKDGFHEMRLIMTSIDLSDRLTFTKLSEDIISLSSNSAFIPLNKKNIVYKAVKLLKERYGIKRGVHIGIEKNIPIAAGLGGGSSDAAATLRGLNKLWDLRLSLEELSDIGKELGSDVPFCIYGKTAYATGKGEVIQLIGDFPQCWVIVVKPPKGISSWTVFEELDLSAIPTYDHHKMIEAINADCYGEVVQLAGNALEEVSAKRHPMIKRIKEKMESFGADVAVMSGTGPTVYGLTQQRSKAKRIVNGLKGFCKEVYLVRTLK
- a CDS encoding VOC family protein, which translates into the protein MNRGLLHHLELYVSNLEQSVQFWGWLLEELGYAPYQKWAQGQSWKLADSYLVFVQVEERFLDIPYHRCRVGLNHLAFHAQSREHVDQLTQKLKEKQIPVLYSKKHPFAGGESHYAVYFEDPDRIKVEIIAP
- a CDS encoding Veg family protein, with the translated sequence MPITIASIKQNLDGQLGKEIKLTAQAGRKKTTERKGILTDTFPAVFIVELNKEENAYERVSYSYADVLTQTVELEFLGSEL
- the rsmA gene encoding 16S rRNA (adenine(1518)-N(6)/adenine(1519)-N(6))-dimethyltransferase RsmA, with protein sequence MEEYKEIATPARTKAILDKYRLAAKKSLGQNFIVDTNILEKIVHAGEVDERTTVIEIGPGIGALTEQIAKQAKEVIAFEIDHRLLPVLKDTLSPYSNIKVINQDILKVDLKTFQEEYLKDVEKVVVIANLPYYITTPIIMNFLESSLPIDGLVLMMQKEVANRLSASPGTKAYGSLSIAVQYYMDAEVALIVPKTVFTPQPNVESAVIKLTRKKDAEVIVKDETVFFQVARSAFVQRRKTLWNNLQVAYGKEPEIKEKLQVALDQAEIDPKRRGETLSLKEFGKLADALVEQNLVMQNNQKN